Within the Streptomyces sp. R41 genome, the region TTCCCTGAAGAGCGCCGAGTCCTCGCCGATCACGATACGCATGGCAGCACCGCCTCCACGGTCGTCCCGGCACCGGCCCCGCTGGTGATGTGCAGCCGCCCGCCGAGCGCGGCCACCCGATCGGTCAGACCCGAAAGTCCGGAGCCCGTACGGGGGTTGGCTCCGCCCCGCCCGTCGTCGCGCACGGTCACGCGCACCGCGCCGTCCGCGTCCTCGCGTACGACGACTCCGATGCTCGCGGCCTGTGCGTGCTTCACCGCGTTGGTGACGGCCTCGCTCGCGACGAAGTACGCGGTCGTCGCGACGTCGTCGGGCAGCGCCCGTCCGTCGAGCCGCCAGTCCAGCCGCACCGGCGCCCGCGCGGCGAGCGCCTCCAGCGCGGGGCCCAGTCCGTCGTCCAGCGAGCTGGGCCGCAGGCCGTGCGCCAGCTCGCGCAACTCCGCGACGGCGGTGCCGAGTTCGGCCACGGCCTGGTCGAGCAGCCCGTCCACGTCGACCGTGCCGTCGTCGAGGTGGCGCTGGGCGAGCCGCAGCGCCATGCCGAGCGTGACGAGCCGTGACTGGGCGCCGTCGTGCAAGTCCCGCTCCAGGCGTCGCCGTTCGCGGTACCCGGCGCGCAGCAGCCGGCTCCGGCTGGCCTCCACCTCGCCGAGCGCGCCCGCGAGTTCGGCCCGCAACCGTACCGTCTCCACGAGCGAGGCACAGGCGGTGGCGACCTCGCGCGGACACGGCCCGTCGATCACGCCGATCACCCGCCCCCCGGCCCGGACGTCGAGACCCCCCGCGAGCCGTACCCCGTCGGTGTCCCTGAACTCCGTTCCGCCCGGCAGCAGATACCCCACGCGCAGCCCGGGAGCCCGCAGCGCGCCCCGCAGCACCTCCTCCAACTGCTCGGGGTGCGCCCGCCCTTCGTGCACCGAGCGTTCCAGCGACCGTACGGCGGCCAGCGCGGCCTGGCGCACGGGATAGAAACGCCGGTCCACCCGGCGACGTACCCGGTTCTTGACGGGCACGAGGACCACGGCGACCAGCGCGGTCACGGCGGACGCCACGACGGCACTGCCCCGGCCGAGCGCGAGCCCACCGGACGCGGACGCCGCGCTGTACACGGCGAGCAGCCCCGCCGTGACCACGGCCCAGGTGACCACCGCGCTGGCGGCGCGGTCGACGTCGTACAGGTCGTGCCGCAGGATCGCCAGCGCGGTCAGCGACGGCACGCCGAGATAGAGCGCGAGGAGCCCCAGCCAGATGAGGACGCCGACCTCGCCGAACAGCAGGTAGTCCGTCCAGCAGAACAACAGCGTGCCCGGGAGCGCGACCGCGCCGAGGGCGAACCACTTCACCTGGGCCCGCTGCACCGGTTCGGCCGTGCGGTAGCGGCGCCGCATCACCAGCATCGAGGCGACGAGCAGCACCATGAGCAGCCCGAGCGAGGCGTACGCCACCCACATCAGCGAAGGGGGCACCGTCGGCAGTGGGTGCCCGAAGTCCTCGAAGGGCGGGTCGTACGGGGTGGGGTCGAGTGCGGCGAGCACGTCGAAGACGACCGGGTCGAGCAGGACTCCGTACAGCACCAGGCGCGGGAAGCGGCCGGCCGGCAGACGTCCGTCCGGGAAGACCAGCACGAGGAGCATGACCGGCACGTACCACAACGTCCAGAGACCGGCGCTGAGTTGGTGGACGGCCTCGGCGCCGGGCAGCAGACGCGAGCGGTCGACGCTCACGGAGCCGTGGGTGTCGCTGAGCATGATCAGCGGGGGTACGAGGCCGATGAGCGTGAGCAGGAAGCCGACCGGGTTGGCCGGACGGCGGCCGGACACGAACAGGCCGAGGCCGGTCGAGAAGGCCCCCACCACGGCCGCTCCGACGACGGTGAGCACGTCCCCGGCGGCGGGGTCCGGATCCAGGAACAGCAGCGCGCAGCCCCCTGCGGCCACGAGCGCCGTCGACGACGCGGTGACCAGGGAGAGTCGGCGGGGCCAGGGCATGCGCTCACGGTAGGACCGGAGGGCGCGCGTCGGTATCCGTACTGACACGCAGGATCTGCCCGTGGCAGCTCCGATGTGGCGCCAACCCGCCTCGCGCGACAGTGCGGTGACGCACCATCACGTCGGACGTCGGGAGACCGCCATGACCGCCCACACCACCACCGCAGAACGCCCCGCGCACACCCTGCCCTCGCCCCGACTGCGGCCCTTCGCCACGCTCGCCCTGGTCGCGGTCGTCGTCGGACAGGTGATGAACTTCCTGCTCACCTGGCTGGCACCGGGCGGGGACCCCAGCAACGGCAACTCGTACGACAAGGTCGCCGACAACCGCGGCGCCTTCTGGACGCTCTACGCCTACGGAGGCGTGGGCATCGCCGTGTTCACCGTCGGCCTCGCGGTCGCCGTCTGCATACTGGTGCGCGAACGCGGTGCCGTACTCGCCCGGATCGGCTCCGTGGTCGCGGTGCTCTCGGGGATGTTCCTGGCCGCGGGACTGGCCTCGATCGCCGCCGTGTACTCGTACGCGACCGACACCGCCGCCCTCAACGAGCCGGCCGGACGCGCCTTCGTGCACTACGTCAATGCCCACGACGGCCAAGTCATGGGCCTGGTGGCCCCTGGCGCACTGGCCACCCTTCTGGCGACGCTTCTCATCACCGCAGCCCTGCTGCGCTCGCGCGTGCTCCCGTGGTGGATCTCGGTGCTGTTCCTCGTCGGCGGCCCGCTGGGCTTCGTCTTCTCGTCGGGGACGTCGGGAGCGGTGGCGGCGCTGCCGGGCGCGGTGTCGGCGATTCTGATCGCCGCGCACGCGTGGCGGCGCACTGCCGCCTGACCAGGGGGAGTGGCCCGCACCGGCGCGGGGGGCCGGTGCGGGCCACCGCTGTGCGTGTGCGCCCGTCAGTCGGCCGGTGTCAGTCGGTCGGCTCCAGTACGAAGACGGGGATCTCCCGGTCGGTCTTCTTCTGGTAGTCGGCGTACGGGGGATACGCGGCGACCGCGCGCTCCCACCACAGGGCCTTCTCCTCGCCGGTGATCTCACGGGCGATCAGTTCCTGGCGCACGGGCCCGTCCTGAAGCTCCACGTGCGGATCGGACTTGACGTTGAAGTACCAGACCGGGTGCTTGGGGGCTCCGCCCAGTGAGGCGACCACCGCGTACCGGCCCTCGTGCTCGACACGCATCAGAGGGGTCTTGCGGATCTTGCCGCTCTTGGCGCCACGGGTCGTGAGAATGATGACGGGCAGACCCGTGTCCATCAGGGTCGTCCCCTTGGTGCCGCCGGAGCTCTCGTACAGCTCCACCTGATCCCGCACCCACTGCGTCGGGCTGGGTTCGTACTCGCCCTCAAGAGGCATGACTTCCGTCCCATCGTCGCGTCGTACTGGTCGTGTCTCGGCACGATTCAACACCAGGGCGGACTCGAAACTTCCGCACCAATACCTCGCGTGTAATCGCGTGCCGAGGACACGTGCGGCACGGTGGAGCCGTTCCGCACACCGACGACGAAGGGGCGGCTCCATGTCCGTATCCACCGATGACCCCTCGACGACGCGCGCCGTGGCCGAGGAGTTGCTGCGCCGGATGGGGGAGGGCGATCCCGAGTGGATCGCCGAGCTGTACGCGGAGCGGAGCGACTGGAAACTGAGCTGGCCTCAGGACGAGCACGGGCGCGCGGCGACCCCGTGGATCCGCCACCGCTCCACACGGGCCGACGCCGCGGCCCACTACCGTGCACTGGCCGAGCACCATGTGCCCGGACGGGCGGCCACCGAGATCGAGCGGATCCTCGTCGACGGCGACGAGGCCGTCGTCCTCGGGGAGATCCGCCAGACGGCCGCGCCGACCGGGCGCGCCTACCGCGCCCGGTTCGCCCTGCACCTCACCATCGAGAACGGCCTGGTCGTACGCCACCACGTGTACGAGGACAGCCTGGCCGTGGCCCGTGCGTTCGGGTCCGGCGCCGACTCGGACGGAGCGCTCAGCCCCACGTCGCCCCGGCCGGCTCCTTGATCGTCGCGTTGAGCCGGTTGAAGAAGTTCGTCGTCGCGATCCAGAGGATGAGCGCCGCGAGCTGCTGCTCGTCGTAGTGGTCGGCGACCTCGTCCCACAGCTCGTCGCGGACCGCGTCGCGGAGCGGTCGTTCAGCCGGGTCATCTCCTCGGCCAGCGCCAGCGCGGCCCGCTCGGCATCCGAGTAGTACGGCGCCTCGCGCCAGGCCGCGACGGACCACAGGCGCTCGTCCGTCAGGCCCGCCTTCTGCCCGCCCCGCCCACCGGCGTCGACACAGGCGCTGCACCCATTGATCTGGCTGGCTCGCAGGTGCACGAGCTCCAGGGTCTGCTGGGGGACTCCGCCCTTGCTGGTGGCCTTGTACAGGCCCTGGATCGCCTCCATGGCGCCAGGAAGGATCATCGCCGGGTTCTTCATCCGTGCCTGCATGACGGTCTCCTCGAGAGTTCGCAGCGTTTCTGCTCTGTCACCGCACCGGTTTCTGCGCTGTCACTGCACTGACGGAGCCCGGCGGGGAAATGTGACAGGCCCGGCGAGGAGAACCGACAGATGCTCCGTCATCGCGGCGCCACCAGCATCCGTACGGCCAGCAGCGTGATCACGACGCTCGACGCGAGCGCCGTCACCAGCCGTCCCCGACGCCCCGTCAGGGCACGGCCGAGCAGTGCGCCGCCCCCGGCGAGCAGGATTTGCCAGCTCGCGGACGCGACGAAGGCGGCGAGGACGAACACCCCCTGCTCCAAGGGGCGCCCCGCCTCGGCGGTACGGCTGCCGAGCACCAGCGCGGCGAAGTAGATCACCGTGGTGGGGTTGAGCAGGGTGATCCCGAGCAGCGCCAGATACGCGCGCGCCGGGCGGTGCGGATCCTGTCCGGAGCGGGCGGCGAGCCGTCGCCCGCGGTACTGGCGGAACGCGGTGACCGCGCCCCGTGTCGCCAGCGCGGCCAGCACCAGTCCCGAGGCCCAGCGCAGCGGGAGCAGGATCGGCTGCAGCGCGGCAGCGAGCGCCGAACCGCCGAGCGCGGCGACCAGGGCGTACAGCCCGTCGGCGGTCGCCACCCCCAGCGCCGCGCAGACGCCGATGCGCAGGGATGTACGAGCGGTGAGGGAGACGAGGTAGGTCGCGACCGCTCCGACGGGCACGGCGATGCCGAAGCCCGCGAGAAGCCCCGCGACGAGCGCGGCGGTCACGACCGGGGAAGCGCAGGCCTCCGCGGTCGGCCGGGCTGCTGCTGGACCCGCACCGGAGTAGCGGCGGTGGAGGTCAGCGTCAGGAAGGCTTCGATCGTGGACATGGGCAGATCCTGGGGCCACCGGATTTGCCCACGCAAGCGAATTACCGCGGAGCTACGCTGGAGGAGATCAAGCCATGTGTGCCGCCACCTGGGCGACGACACGCATGGGAAACCCGAGGAACTCGGCGGCGGTCCCCCCACGCTTCGGCCAGATCGCGCGTCCGGCGCATCTGGCCGAACTTTGTGTGGTCGTCTAGGTGCCTGGGGCATCTAATGAAGATCGGCAAGAGGGAACCAGCGCTTGCGAGGTCACCATGACAGAGCCCCTCACGACTGAACCCCCCACCACGGAACCGATTGCCTTCCCCCAGGACCGTACGTGTCCCTACCACCCGCCCACCGCCTACGACCCCTTGCGCGAGGCGCGCCCGCTCTCGCGGATCTCCCTGTTCGACGGGCGCGCCGTGTGGGTGGTCACCGGCCACGCCACCGCCCGTGAACTCCTCGCCGACCCGCGCCTGTCGTCGGACCGCACCCTGCCCGCCTTCCCGGCGCCCACGGAGCGGTTCGCGGCGGTCCGCAACCGCCGCGTCGCGCTGCTCGGACTCGACGACCCCGAGCACCGCGTCCAACGCCGCATGCTGGTCCCGAGCTTCACCCTCAAGCGGGTCGCCACGCTGCGCCCCCGCATCCAGGAGACCGTCGACCGCCTCCTCGACCGGATGGCGGAGCAGGGCCCGCCGGCCGACCTGGTGAACGCCTTCGCGCTGCCGGTGCCCTCCATGGTGATCTGCGCCCTGCTCGGCGTCCCATACGCCGACCACGACTTCTTCGAGGAAAAGTCCCGCAGACTGCTGCGCGGCCCCACCGCGGCCGACATCGAGAACGCGCGCGACGAGCTGGACGCGTACTTCGGCTCGTTGATCGACCGCAAGCAACAGGAGCCGGGCGACGGACTCCTCGACGAGCTCATCCACGATCAGCTGCGCGAGGGCACGGTGGACCGCGAGGAGCTGATCTCACTGGCCACCATCCTGCTCGTCGCCGGGCACGAAACGACGGCGAACATGATCTCGCTCGGTACGTTCACCCTGCTGAGGCACCCGGAACAGCTGGCCGAGCTACGCGCTGAGCCGACGCTGATGCCCGCCGCCGTCGAGGAGCTGCTGCGCTTCCTGTCCATCGCGGACGGGCTGCTGCGGGTCGCCACCGAGGACATCGAGGTGGCCGGGAAGACGATCCGCGCCGACGAGGGCGTGATCTTCTCGACCTCCGTCATCAACCGCGACGCGCACACCTTCCCCGAACCGGACGCCCTGGACTGGCACCGCTCGGCCCGCCAGCACATAGCGTTCGGCTTCGGCATCCATCAGTGCCTGGGTCAGAACCTCGCCCGGGCCGAGATGGAGATCGCGCTGCCGTCGCTCTTCGACCGGTTCCCCGGGCTGCGGCTCGCCGCACCGGTCGACGACATTCCCTTCAAACCCGGAGACACGATCCAGGGGATGCTGGAACTCCCCCTGACCTGGTAAAAGGCTGCGGCCATGAGCATCGACATCTCCATCGACAAGGACGTCTGCATCGGCGCGGGCCAGTGCGCCCTCACCGCCCCGGGCGTCTTCACCCAGGACGACGACGGCTTCAGCGAGCTGCTGCCGGGCCGCGAGGACGGCGGCGGCGACCCGATGGTGCGGGAGGCGGCCCGGGCCTGCCCGGTCGGCGCCATCACCGTTTCCGAGACCTGAAAGCCGGGCGGGACCTGTCAGCCCAGCGGGACCTGAAAGTCCTGCGGGACCTGAAAGTCCTGCGAGGCCTGAAGGTCACTTGTCCAGGACAGCCAGATCGAGGCGGCGCAGGCGTACGGGGTCGGCGATCACCTCGTACGCCGTGATCCGCTCGCCCTCGACCGTGAGGGTGAGGGCGATCAGCAGCCGGCCGCGCGGGGCGACGACCAGGCCCACCTTTCCGTCGACCAGTGCCAGTGCCGCATGGCGCGCCCGCTCCCGCAGGAGCACCGTCTCCTCCGCCACGGCCCGCGCACCGCGGACCTCCGTCGCCGTGCCCGCCGGCACGGCGACGGGGTCCGCCCGACGGACGACATCGGGGTCGAGCACCGCGAGCAGCGCGCCGAGATCACCGCCCCGGGCGGCCGTGAGGAAGGCGTCGACGACGTGCCGGTGCCGGTCGAGCTCCGCGCCGGACACCGCCGGCGTGCCCCGCACCTTGAGGCGCGCACGGCTGGCGAGCTTCTTGGCGGCCACCCGCGAGCGGCCCACCACCGGAGCGACCTCCTCGAAGGGCACCGCGAACATGTCGTGCAGCACGAACGCGATCCGCTCGGCCGGGCTCAGCGTGTCGAGGACCACGAGCAGCGCCAGTCCCACGGAGTCGACCAGCAGGGCCTCGTCCGCGGGATCGCCCGCGTCGTCGGCCTCCCCGATCCGGTCCGGGATCCGCTGCCCGACGAGCTCCTCCCGCCGCGAGGCGCGGGAGCGCAGCATGTCCAGGCACACCCGGGACACCACCGTCCGCAGCCAGCCGGTCAGATTCTCGACCTCGGCGGCGTCGACACGGCCCAGCCGCAGCCAGGTCTCCTGGACGGCGTCCTCCGCCTCGCTGAGCGAACCGAGCATCCGGTAGGCGACCGCCCGCAACTGACCGCGGTGCGCCTCGAACCGCCGCGCCAGCTCGTCGTGCCCGTCCATGGGTCACCTTTCCTCGTCGCGTTCCGTCACTCCTATGACGTACACGATCAAGTCGAGGTGACACAGACGATGCACACGTCGATGAGCCAGTCGCAGGGTGCGACCCTGCTCCATCTGGATTCCAGCGTCAGCCGCTCCACCGACTCGGTGAGCAGGCAGCTGACCGCGCTGTTCGCGGACGCCTGGAGCGAGGCGCACGGCACGGACGGATACCGCCATCGCGACCTGTCCGCCGATCCCGTACCGCTGATCGGGCCGGCCTACGCGGCCCTCGGCCAGCGTGTGGAGCGCCAGGGTGTCGTCCCGCCGAGCAAGGTGGCCGCGCTGGTCGAGGGCGCGGCCGAGGAACGGGAATGGGCGCTCACCCGCCCGCTGATCACCGAACTGCTGGCCGCGGACACGGTGTTGCTCGGCGTCCCGATGTACAACTTCTCGGTCCCCGCCACGCTGAAGGCGTGGATCGACCGGGTGTCCTTCCCCGGCGCGTTCACCGACCCGGACAGCGGGGAGAGCCTGCTGCGGGACACGCGCGTGGTGGTGGTCATGGCGCGCGGCGGCGGCTACGGTCCCGGCACGCCCCGGGAAGGGTTCGACTACCAAACCCCTTATCTGCGGGCGTACTTCGGCAACCTCGGCGTCGCCGACGAGCATCTGCATCTGGTGGCCGCCGAGTTGACCCGGGCGGAGGACATCCCCCACCTGGCGGGCTTCAAGGGGCTTGCGGCGACCTCGCTGGCGGCGGCACGGGCGGAGGTGGCGGCGCTGGCTGCCTGAGCGGTGTAAGCGGACGCCCTATCGCCGGGCTTCCACCAGCGCTCGTGCCGCTTCCGCCGCTTGCTCGGCAGGCTCCGTGGTCCGCGTGATGCCCGCGGTGACCATGGCGCCCTCGGCGAGCAGATACAGGTGGTCCGCGAGCGGGGAGGGAAGCCCGGCGTCGGCCACCAGCCCCCGCAGATATTCCTTGAACGCCCTTTTGTGGGCGCGGACTTGGGCGGTCACGCGAGGCGAGGTGGCGCCCAGTTCCCCGTAGGAGTTGATCCAGGCGCACCCTCGGAAGTCGGGCTCCGCGAACCACTGTCGCAGCCAGTCGAAGACGGCCTGGATCCGCTCCTCGGGATCCTCGCACCGGTCCACGTGGTCGGCCAGTCGCTGTCGCCAGCGGATGTCGCGCCGCTCCAGGTAGGCCTCGACGAGTTGCTCCTTGGCCGGGAACAGCTGGTAGAGCCGCTTGAGCGAGACGCCGGACGCGCCGCGGATGTCGTCCATGCCGACGGTCTGTATACCGCGCCCGTAGAACAGCTCCTCCGCGGCGTCGAGCGCCTGTTCCCGAGCGAGGGCCAGGGCCTGGTCCCGGGCGGCCGTGCTGTCCATACGGGGGACTCCTTGACGTGAGAACGGTCGTTCTCTATGGTAGCAGTCATGACGGAGAACGCTCGTTCTCTCTCACTCTGGATTGTCGAGACCGCCGAGAACACTGCCGACACTGCCGAGAGCAAGGAATCGCCATGACCGACCGCCCGCCCCTGCCGCCGTTCACCCGTGAGACCGCCGCCCAGAAGGTCCAGGCCGCCGAGGACGCCTGGAACACCCGCGACCCCCACAAGGTCTCGCTCGCCTACTCCGAGGACTCGATCTGGCGCAACCGCGACACCTTTGTCACGGGCCGCGCCGAGATCGTGGAACTCCTGACCGCGAAGTGGGCGCGCGAGCACGAGTACGCCCTGCGCAAGGACCTCTGGGCGTTCGACGGCAATCGCATCGCCGTCCGCTTCCAGTACGAGTCCCGCGATGCCGACGGCCAGTGGTGGCGGTCGTACGGCAATGAGCTGTGGGAGTTCGACGAGCACGGTCTGATGACGCGGCGCGAGGCCAGCATCAACGACGTACGGATCGAGGAGAAGGAGCGCAGGATCTTCGGCCCGCGTCCGCAGGCGGAGCGCGGGGACACTTTCCCGGTCCAGTAGAAATCCCCGACTCAGTGGAAGCCCGTGTGTTCATTAGGGTTCCCGGGTGAGCGAACATGCCGAAAAGCCCTTCCTCTACGTCGTCGTCTGCGCGGCGGGCATCGCCGAGGACATCAGCAAACTGATCACCGCGGCCCAGGAGCGGAAGTGGGAGGTCGGCGTCATCGCCACCCCGCAGGGCCTCGGCTTCATCGACGCGACGGCCGTCGAGGCGCGGACCGGCCGCCCGATCCGGTCCGCCTGGAGGTCCCCCGGCGACCCGCGTCCCTTCCCGGCCCCGGACGCGGTGGCCGTCGCACCGGCCACCTTCAACACCGTCAACAAGTGGGCGGCCGGGATATCCGACACCCTCGCCCTGGGAACCCTGTGCGAGGCGTACGGCCTCGGCGTCCCGATCGCCGTACTGCCGTGCGTGAACGAGGCGTTGGCGGCCCACCCCGTCTACCGCGCGAGTGTCGAGCGGCTGCGCGGGATGGGTGTCCGGTTCGGTGACCCGTACTCCGGGGAGCCGCAACAGGACGGCGGGCGCGCGGAGTTCCACTGGGAGCGGGTGCTGGACCTGCTCACTCCTGGCAGCTGACGGCGGGTCGGGGGCGCAGGAACCCGCTTGGCCTAGGGCCGACGGAAGATCGTGATCGAGTGGCCGACCTCGTCGATCGGCGTGCTGGTGGCGAGCAGCGCCGCCAGCCGGCCGTCGGCCTTGGCGATCGAGGAGTCGGACACGACAAGCAGCCCGTGCACCTCGCCCGGTGGTGCCTTGCGTGGGTCGGCCGCGTCGATGCCGTAGTACGACGGCACACCGGCGCCCTTGTAGACGAGCCAGACGTCTTCGTGCGGGTAGCGCCGGTCCAGGCGGTCGGCGAGCCGGCCCAGGTCCTGTCCCCAGTCGACGTTCGAGTCGTGCAGTCGTAGGTGGGTCTTCGCAGGTCCGCCGAACGCTTCGTTGGAGTACGGCAGGTAGTACGGGTAGGCGAGCAGCGAGCTCACGGCGACGAACAGGACCAGCGCCGCCGTGGCGAGGTGGGCCCACCGCCGCCGCAGTGCGACGACACCGGCCGCCGCGACCGCGAGGAACACCGGTACGGACAGGGCGTAGCGCACGCCGAGGTCACGGGAGCCGTGCATCGCCGCGGCCAGCAGCACGGCCGGGGGGATGAGAACGTAGGGGGCGGCGGCCCGCAGCCGGGGGACGGCGGCCATCGCGACGGCACCGGCGAGCCACAGCGCCAGCATGCCCAGTGGCGTTTTCACCAGCAGTGCGGCCGGCAGGTAGTACCAGAGCGACCCGCGGTAGAGCCGGCCGAAGAGAAAGCCTCCCCACGTCGCGTTCTCGAAGCCGAACTGGACGCGCATCCCGTCCCGGTACGGCTGCGGGAAGGGCAGCCAGTCGATGAGCAGCCCGCGCAGTCCGTGGACCGCCGGGAGGTCGGCCGGCGCTGTCCAGCGCAGCCGCGGGTCGACGGCGAGGTAGCTGGCCCACACGACGACGAGAGCCACCAACGCCGTGCCGGCCGCGGCCGCCGCGCCGAGCCGAACCTTCCTGACCACGCTGAGGTCGCGCCCGTGCCACACGGACACCACCGCCAGGAGCAGCAGCACCGGAACGGCCGGAAGCGTGCTCATCTTCGTGGCCACCGCCGCGCCGAGCGCCGCCCCGGCGAGCGGCAGATGGAGGAGCGGACGCCGCCGCGCCCGCCACAGCAGCCACACCGACGTCAGCAGGAAACCCGACGCCGGTACGTCGAGCGTGGCCAGCGAGCCGTGCGCGATGACGTCCGGCGAGAACGCGTACAGGGCGAGGGCCACCAACCCGCCCGCGGAGCCGACGAGTTCGCGCGCGAAGGCGAGGACGACAAGGCCGAACAGCAACGTCAGCACGATCACCGGCAGTCGCGCCCACAGCATCACCCGCCCCGGATCGTTGCCCGACTCGTACAGCAGCCGCCGCCCGAGCGCCGTCTGATCACCCGTGAAGCCGGCGTCCAGATGCGGATGGGCGAACACCAGCCCGCTCGCGATGATCAGCTTGCCCAGGGGCGGATGCTCGGGGTTGTAGCGCAGACTGTGCTGCTGCACGTAGACCGTCGCCGTACCCGCG harbors:
- a CDS encoding TetR/AcrR family transcriptional regulator, translated to MDSTAARDQALALAREQALDAAEELFYGRGIQTVGMDDIRGASGVSLKRLYQLFPAKEQLVEAYLERRDIRWRQRLADHVDRCEDPEERIQAVFDWLRQWFAEPDFRGCAWINSYGELGATSPRVTAQVRAHKRAFKEYLRGLVADAGLPSPLADHLYLLAEGAMVTAGITRTTEPAEQAAEAARALVEARR
- a CDS encoding flavoprotein — protein: MSEHAEKPFLYVVVCAAGIAEDISKLITAAQERKWEVGVIATPQGLGFIDATAVEARTGRPIRSAWRSPGDPRPFPAPDAVAVAPATFNTVNKWAAGISDTLALGTLCEAYGLGVPIAVLPCVNEALAAHPVYRASVERLRGMGVRFGDPYSGEPQQDGGRAEFHWERVLDLLTPGS
- a CDS encoding histidine kinase, which encodes MPWPRRLSLVTASSTALVAAGGCALLFLDPDPAAGDVLTVVGAAVVGAFSTGLGLFVSGRRPANPVGFLLTLIGLVPPLIMLSDTHGSVSVDRSRLLPGAEAVHQLSAGLWTLWYVPVMLLVLVFPDGRLPAGRFPRLVLYGVLLDPVVFDVLAALDPTPYDPPFEDFGHPLPTVPPSLMWVAYASLGLLMVLLVASMLVMRRRYRTAEPVQRAQVKWFALGAVALPGTLLFCWTDYLLFGEVGVLIWLGLLALYLGVPSLTALAILRHDLYDVDRAASAVVTWAVVTAGLLAVYSAASASGGLALGRGSAVVASAVTALVAVVLVPVKNRVRRRVDRRFYPVRQAALAAVRSLERSVHEGRAHPEQLEEVLRGALRAPGLRVGYLLPGGTEFRDTDGVRLAGGLDVRAGGRVIGVIDGPCPREVATACASLVETVRLRAELAGALGEVEASRSRLLRAGYRERRRLERDLHDGAQSRLVTLGMALRLAQRHLDDGTVDVDGLLDQAVAELGTAVAELRELAHGLRPSSLDDGLGPALEALAARAPVRLDWRLDGRALPDDVATTAYFVASEAVTNAVKHAQAASIGVVVREDADGAVRVTVRDDGRGGANPRTGSGLSGLTDRVAALGGRLHITSGAGAGTTVEAVLPCVS
- a CDS encoding nitroreductase family deazaflavin-dependent oxidoreductase, which gives rise to MPLEGEYEPSPTQWVRDQVELYESSGGTKGTTLMDTGLPVIILTTRGAKSGKIRKTPLMRVEHEGRYAVVASLGGAPKHPVWYFNVKSDPHVELQDGPVRQELIAREITGEEKALWWERAVAAYPPYADYQKKTDREIPVFVLEPTD
- a CDS encoding ferredoxin — protein: MDISIDKDVCIGAGQCALTAPGVFTQDDDGFSELLPGREDGGGDPMVREAARACPVGAITVSET
- a CDS encoding FMN-dependent NADH-azoreductase; the protein is MSQSQGATLLHLDSSVSRSTDSVSRQLTALFADAWSEAHGTDGYRHRDLSADPVPLIGPAYAALGQRVERQGVVPPSKVAALVEGAAEEREWALTRPLITELLAADTVLLGVPMYNFSVPATLKAWIDRVSFPGAFTDPDSGESLLRDTRVVVVMARGGGYGPGTPREGFDYQTPYLRAYFGNLGVADEHLHLVAAELTRAEDIPHLAGFKGLAATSLAAARAEVAALAA
- a CDS encoding DUF4386 family protein, which gives rise to MTAHTTTAERPAHTLPSPRLRPFATLALVAVVVGQVMNFLLTWLAPGGDPSNGNSYDKVADNRGAFWTLYAYGGVGIAVFTVGLAVAVCILVRERGAVLARIGSVVAVLSGMFLAAGLASIAAVYSYATDTAALNEPAGRAFVHYVNAHDGQVMGLVAPGALATLLATLLITAALLRSRVLPWWISVLFLVGGPLGFVFSSGTSGAVAALPGAVSAILIAAHAWRRTAA
- a CDS encoding nuclear transport factor 2 family protein, whose translation is MTDRPPLPPFTRETAAQKVQAAEDAWNTRDPHKVSLAYSEDSIWRNRDTFVTGRAEIVELLTAKWAREHEYALRKDLWAFDGNRIAVRFQYESRDADGQWWRSYGNELWEFDEHGLMTRREASINDVRIEEKERRIFGPRPQAERGDTFPVQ
- a CDS encoding cytochrome P450 produces the protein MTEPLTTEPPTTEPIAFPQDRTCPYHPPTAYDPLREARPLSRISLFDGRAVWVVTGHATARELLADPRLSSDRTLPAFPAPTERFAAVRNRRVALLGLDDPEHRVQRRMLVPSFTLKRVATLRPRIQETVDRLLDRMAEQGPPADLVNAFALPVPSMVICALLGVPYADHDFFEEKSRRLLRGPTAADIENARDELDAYFGSLIDRKQQEPGDGLLDELIHDQLREGTVDREELISLATILLVAGHETTANMISLGTFTLLRHPEQLAELRAEPTLMPAAVEELLRFLSIADGLLRVATEDIEVAGKTIRADEGVIFSTSVINRDAHTFPEPDALDWHRSARQHIAFGFGIHQCLGQNLARAEMEIALPSLFDRFPGLRLAAPVDDIPFKPGDTIQGMLELPLTW
- a CDS encoding sigma-70 family RNA polymerase sigma factor, whose protein sequence is MDGHDELARRFEAHRGQLRAVAYRMLGSLSEAEDAVQETWLRLGRVDAAEVENLTGWLRTVVSRVCLDMLRSRASRREELVGQRIPDRIGEADDAGDPADEALLVDSVGLALLVVLDTLSPAERIAFVLHDMFAVPFEEVAPVVGRSRVAAKKLASRARLKVRGTPAVSGAELDRHRHVVDAFLTAARGGDLGALLAVLDPDVVRRADPVAVPAGTATEVRGARAVAEETVLLRERARHAALALVDGKVGLVVAPRGRLLIALTLTVEGERITAYEVIADPVRLRRLDLAVLDK
- a CDS encoding LysE family transporter, producing MTAALVAGLLAGFGIAVPVGAVATYLVSLTARTSLRIGVCAALGVATADGLYALVAALGGSALAAALQPILLPLRWASGLVLAALATRGAVTAFRQYRGRRLAARSGQDPHRPARAYLALLGITLLNPTTVIYFAALVLGSRTAEAGRPLEQGVFVLAAFVASASWQILLAGGGALLGRALTGRRGRLVTALASSVVITLLAVRMLVAPR
- a CDS encoding nuclear transport factor 2 family protein, with the protein product MSVSTDDPSTTRAVAEELLRRMGEGDPEWIAELYAERSDWKLSWPQDEHGRAATPWIRHRSTRADAAAHYRALAEHHVPGRAATEIERILVDGDEAVVLGEIRQTAAPTGRAYRARFALHLTIENGLVVRHHVYEDSLAVARAFGSGADSDGALSPTSPRPAP